Proteins co-encoded in one Camelus bactrianus isolate YW-2024 breed Bactrian camel chromosome 6, ASM4877302v1, whole genome shotgun sequence genomic window:
- the ZC2HC1C gene encoding zinc finger C2HC domain-containing protein 1C isoform X1 — translation MAGLQLAPPLPVGVMLPYNKTEAPRLHSAKQEPYEKGDSLQHSSMGHLRNNFQQKLLSDEELTLDNLYTHRKWNTCTKARGYSYPCCAGISQQDSRSNPQGQTKGLLYSSGLQPRYPKTNSKEFIPFTKKRVGVDRAYPLKPVFHRKSHHTGEADTDGDQNVSPRPPEPREFSYSNFGSRKWVYSSVIGTVAATQEERVMANPNRTEWMQIQRLEAAGESLEEEIRRKETLLREKLKKTEEELRRIQKEKEQAEENEKRELQRMALPSRRVKGNSKTTYKPIFSPEFGSEEVFSRDKGGDETWGWCQENSGPFQASEYGIQKLKRESLVASNNKIRDRASGSLKEEKFTQASEVPHSAFQGATSDSSSPRAPDSSGSSCSTKEPELGECSHCGRKFLLLRLERHSNVCSRMQGSKRKVFDSSRARAKGTELEQYLNWKGTASVKAEPPRKSNWRQKHESFIRTLRQAREIQQVIAKGGNPSDLPPIRPAENPDYIQCPHCSRHFAPKVAERHIPKCKTIKNRPPPPRKHYS, via the exons ATGGCTGGTCTCCAGTTGGCGCCGCCTCTACCTGTGGGCGTTATGCTCCcatataataaaacagaagcTCCAAGGCTCCATTCAGCTAAGCAAGAGCCCTATGAAAAAGGTGACTCTCTCCAGCATTCCTCTATGGGGCACCTGAGGAACAATTTCCAGCAGAAGCTTTTGAGTGATGAAGAGCTGACACTGGATAATCTCTACACTCACCGCAAATGGAACACCTGCACAAAAGCCCGAGGCTACTCCTATCCCTGCTGTGCTGGAATCAGCCAGCAAGATTCGAGAAGCAATCCCCAGGGCCAAACAAAGGGTTTGCTTTACTCATCGGGCCTTCAACCCCGGTATCCCAAAACAAATAGCAAGGAATTCATCCCTTTTACAAAGAAGCGAGTTGGAGTGGACCGGGCATACCCACTGAAACCTGTGTTTCATCGGAAGTCCCATCATACAGGTGAGGCTGACACTGATGGGGACCAGAATGTCTCTCCAAGGCCCCCTGAGCCTAGAGAGTTTTCATACAGTAACTTTGGTTCGAGAAAATGGGTTTATTCATCTGTGATTGGTACAGTTGCTGCCACTCAGGAAGAGAGGGTCATGGCAAACCCCAACAGAACTGAGTGGATGCAAATCCAAAGACTAGAAGCTGCAGGGGAGAGCTTAGAAGAGGAAATCCGAAGAAAAGAGACCCTTCTGAGGGAAAAgctgaagaaaacagaggaagaacTAAGAAGGatccagaaagaaaaggaacaggctgaggaaaatgaaaaaagagagctACAGAGAATGGCACTCCCCAGCAGGAGAGTTAAAGGTAACAGCAAGACCACATACAAACCTATCTTCTCCCCAGAATTCGGGTCTGAGGAGGTCTTCAGTAGAGACAAGGGAGGGGATGAAACTTGGGGATGGTGTCAAGAAAATTCTGGTCCATTCCAGGCCTCTGAGTATGGAATTCAGAAGCTCAAAAGGGAAAGCTTGGTGGCAAGCAATAACAAAATCCGAGACCGAGCCTCTGGGTCATTGAAGGAGGAGAAGTTTACTCAGGCTTCAGAAGTGCCACACAGTGCTTTTCAAGGAGCCACCAGCGATTCTAGCTCGCCTAGGGCACCAGACTCCTCGGGTTCCAGCTGTTCCACTAAAGAGCCAGAACTGGGcgagtgcagccactgtggacgaaagtttctcttgcttagGTTGGAGAGACACTCCAACGTCTGCAGCAGGATGCAGGGTTCCAAGAGGAAAGTGTTTGACTCCTCCAGGGCCCGGGCCAAGGGCACAGAACTAGAGCAGTACTTGAACTGGAAGGGAACAGCCTCCGTCAAG GCCGAACCTCCTAGGAAGAGCAACTGGAGACAGAAGCATGAATCTTTCATCCGTACCCTCCGTCAGGCTCGAGAGATCCAGCAGGTAATTGCCAAAGGTGGAAACCCCTCAGATCTGCCTCCTATCCGGCCTGCAGAAAATCCAGACTATATTCAGTGTCCTCACTGTAGCCGCCACTTTGCTCCCAAGGTGGCTGAGCGGCACATTCCCAAGTGTAAGACCATCAAGAACCGTCCTCCGCCTCCAAGGAAGCATTACAGTTGA
- the ZC2HC1C gene encoding zinc finger C2HC domain-containing protein 1C isoform X2, producing the protein MAGLQLAPPLPVGVMLPYNKTEAPRLHSAKQEPYEKGDSLQHSSMGHLRNNFQQKLLSDEELTLDNLYTHRKWNTCTKARGYSYPCCAGISQQDSRSNPQGQTKGLLYSSGLQPRYPKTNSKEFIPFTKKRVGVDRAYPLKPVFHRKSHHTGEADTDGDQNVSPRPPEPREFSYSNFGSRKWVYSSVIGTVAATQEERVMANPNRTEWMQIQRLEAAGESLEEEIRRKETLLREKLKKTEEELRRIQKEKEQAEENEKRELQRMALPSRRVKGRTS; encoded by the exons ATGGCTGGTCTCCAGTTGGCGCCGCCTCTACCTGTGGGCGTTATGCTCCcatataataaaacagaagcTCCAAGGCTCCATTCAGCTAAGCAAGAGCCCTATGAAAAAGGTGACTCTCTCCAGCATTCCTCTATGGGGCACCTGAGGAACAATTTCCAGCAGAAGCTTTTGAGTGATGAAGAGCTGACACTGGATAATCTCTACACTCACCGCAAATGGAACACCTGCACAAAAGCCCGAGGCTACTCCTATCCCTGCTGTGCTGGAATCAGCCAGCAAGATTCGAGAAGCAATCCCCAGGGCCAAACAAAGGGTTTGCTTTACTCATCGGGCCTTCAACCCCGGTATCCCAAAACAAATAGCAAGGAATTCATCCCTTTTACAAAGAAGCGAGTTGGAGTGGACCGGGCATACCCACTGAAACCTGTGTTTCATCGGAAGTCCCATCATACAGGTGAGGCTGACACTGATGGGGACCAGAATGTCTCTCCAAGGCCCCCTGAGCCTAGAGAGTTTTCATACAGTAACTTTGGTTCGAGAAAATGGGTTTATTCATCTGTGATTGGTACAGTTGCTGCCACTCAGGAAGAGAGGGTCATGGCAAACCCCAACAGAACTGAGTGGATGCAAATCCAAAGACTAGAAGCTGCAGGGGAGAGCTTAGAAGAGGAAATCCGAAGAAAAGAGACCCTTCTGAGGGAAAAgctgaagaaaacagaggaagaacTAAGAAGGatccagaaagaaaaggaacaggctgaggaaaatgaaaaaagagagctACAGAGAATGGCACTCCCCAGCAGGAGAGTTAAAG GCCGAACCTCCTAG